The Sabethes cyaneus chromosome 3, idSabCyanKW18_F2, whole genome shotgun sequence DNA window ATAAGGAACGCAAAGTTGCAATCAAATACACTATTAGCAGCACACACATGCTTCTAAGAAACCAATGAAAAGCTACCAAAAAATACTAAAAGTGACTTTCCAAATAGCTCACACTCGTCGAAAACGATCGAGAAGAGGCCAGTGACGTACCTGTGTGCAGGTTACTAATCGTATCCTCCGTGATATCATCGCAGTCGTGCTCAGTGCGGTCGTCCTCGTCATTTACGTCATGACGGCTATCGTGGTCTTCGTCGTCATCTTCATTTTTCGACTCACTTCTGTACAGTACGGTCTGTTTCAATTCCGTTTCCTTTTCGGTAAACTTTTCATTCCTATGACCAATCTGAACAAAAAACTCGATTATCAGAAGTACATCAAATAAACAATATCTACTATTTTTAACTTACCTTCGTTTCCAAACTGGGCTCGATAAACTGTCCGAACGGGTACTTCGGAGCTTCGCTGGGCGGTGCAGGTGGCAGTTTATCCAGATTAAGCTTTTTCAGCTCATACATCGCCAACTGAAGGGTTTTTATCACAGTATCATCATCGTGTCCGAAATTTTTATACAGTGTTATCTGTAGGAATTCAGTTATCTGATCCATGTCCTTCATTCGCAGCAACTTTCCACGATTGATCTTCAAAATGGTGTAGGCCATAGCCGTCAGGACTCGTTCACCGAATAACATATAGATATCCCACACTCGCAAACAGAGGCTGAATGGTATCTACGAGATAAGCAAACATTCAGTAGAATGGCGTTTACTCACTAATCTtaaattgattaaaaataaaagcTGCAGAGCACTCACCCTCtcaataaaaataacaaaaaaccacTTTAAAGAGTACAGTACAGAATCCACTCCATGCTTATCTAAATGTTTCTTCACTTTGGGCATGCACTTTGTTAGAATCTTGTCATGGTGCTGcaaaaatcgcatcaacttcGGAAAGCCCTCCACGTACAAACCGTGCATGGCATATCGTTCATTCGAGAGAAGTGCATTTAACGCCCAGAATGTGTCCTCCTCGTCAAAGTACATCAATAAAACGCCAGCCACCGTCGACATACCTTGGCAGTAACCTACTTCCATGTTGTACATACTATACGCAGCTAACACTTTAAGTAAACTTTGCTGTTTTACACTATAACGCTCGCGATAGTTGATATGATTTCGAAATTGTCGATTCACATCCATATCAATCTGTCGTACGTCGGGACTGTACAGGCGAGCGAATTTGAGCATTTTATCGTACACACCCGGATTTTCATCCAACGCTTGTTGAATGTTTAACAGTTTTTTCCAGACGGCGGCACGCAGCCGATCCGGTATTCCTTTTAACACCCTTCGCTGCAGACGTTCCTTCGTGTCTGCACTATTCCAATTCTTTAACATTTTGAGCCACTTTTTCGACCGTTCCATTTCAATCTGTTTTCGTCGAACCACATCCAACTCATCCCGCACCGGTTCGTCTTTCTCTGGATGCAGAAACCCATATCGATCGGCCTGGGTGTATATTTCGAATGCTGGATCGTCCCAAGAGTCGATTTCGACATTCTTCCTACCTCGATCGTATCGTCCAAAAATTGCCTCCCTCTCTTCATTGGCCCGCTCTAACAAGAGCCTCTTACTAACCGGATCTTCTTCATTCATCCTGGTCTGATTCTACCGTCGGGACTCGGGACGTCGGGACTTTTTCTCTGGATAAAATTTGTGTGCAACTGGTAACATCACCGGCGCCTTATTGAGCATTTTCCCATCAGCCGCTTAGTAGTGGTGCTTgttaatattgaaattgaatcGAATTTCCAGCATAGAAGTCTGTAATGAAGCAAAGGCGAGAGAAGCATGAAAATAATGGTATATATTTACTATCATACAACATTCCAACGTTTGTTGATCATCCAAGTGAGTGCCGAAAGTCTATAAATAGTTGCAATGGTTGTTTGTGCGTGCTTTGGAGTTCCTTATGAAAAAATTCAATTCTGAAACATTTCTGTTTTGATACATGATGGGAATACAAGTGGCTTGTTTCTCATCAATCCAGTATGACCTTGAATTGGAAATTTCATTGAAAATCAGTGGCAGTAGCAGTTCGAGATAGAATGTATCCGAGTGTCATCATTAAAGTTTTTTTGTATAGATTTCCATAAGAAACTTTCCACCAGTTTATGTACTGCATTTATAACATCTAAGCTTTACTTGATTTGAAACAGTGCAGCTCggaaaagttttaaatttacagcatTGTTTACGTTTGATATCTAAACAATATCGATCTTTTCATACACTAGTCACAACGTACATTCAACGTGATTTATCTCTCGCTCACGCGCTTTTCAACCAGAGGCTGCAGTGAAACGAAACCGACCTTCATTCGATCACGTTTCTTGCGAGTAAAACATAAGCAGCTGCCGGTAGGTACTAGAAGAAATATAGTTTTTTGTTGCGTGTTGCAATTATTTGGTTACACACCGCTTAACAAATTTGGGCAACCGGTAAATTGGATAACGGTGAGAAGCAAGCCGTTGTCCGTTGTTGGCGTCACTTTAACCAACGTTGAAGCACTAATTGTTATGCACAGCAAATTATCCGTAACTTTCGGGGTATGCGGACATTGCGCGGTTCTCATTGACATTCAAAAAGCGATCGTACTTGTAAATTCCtggaaacaaaattattttagactattttcaacagttgacaaattagataagtGACATCGTTCCCACATTCACGTAAGTTACTTCTTTTTTGACACAAAAAGGTAGAGCTGAAACTGATACCTGGAAAGTAAAGCACTTGTGTAACAGGATTTTTAATAGGAGCAGTCAGCTATAGTTAAATTTTACTCCGTATATtaagaacatcaaacttaaattCACACGCACGGCACCATCCACACTTTTTGCCAGTTGGATCAAGTGTCACGGTGCAACGGTTTCTCGAAGGGCATGATCGTGCTAGTAAAGTAAGCAGCTGAAGCAtataaatacaaatgaaactctaACTATGGGCGAAAACGTTGGTTTGGGAGAACCCTGAATTAACAATACCAATTGCATTGAAGCTGCACTCAGCCGTGGAAATTATCAGCACGTGGGGTAACCTTGAGACATAAAAGGCGAAGAACGTTATTATGTTTGGTTGGTATGACCATAGATTGGGGCAGCAAATGTTCAAATTCATTGTACGTGTCTATGATAAATACTTCACGagccatcccaggtaaccaataaacaattttattgcaatgcaaatgcaagctaataGGCATTTAGTCACCTGAAATGGTACTCAAAAACACTACTTCGACGAAATATACTACTGGTTTAGTACATTGCTTTAATCGCTCAAATTCCAGACAATACGTACTTGCAGCTTTTTTTATTCTTTCACGAAAAAGTAGAATAGAATTtaggattaatattttttgaaatggtaGGTAGTTCtcttacaattgacgaagggacggtagaagaaagtaatgaaaatttttagagtgaaggtaaaagagcggaaaggtgagagaggGGCGGGGAGGTTATTAGCAGCTACGCTTAGCAAGTAGTCgagactcctaccttttgtccaatgctggaaggtgtatgggtcgaaccaagctataatctgagattctaaccggattcgaactcacaacacccgccagggcatatggctcgctggtactaatgtacctttgaaccatagaggcgctggacaaaaggagactgcaaaagcGCACAACCCCCTTTATTAAGAGAGCGACGTAGCTTCAAACTCCACCGTCAGGTGGGTTgagttatttatagacacaaattgtgcctcttcctccatctattcgcgttgacggcattaaacgatctcttgcactctcatagaaatgcccgtatgtacgtgtgggtgaaaatctgccagcatgtttcgatctcttgcgctctttaagaaattcctattccgctacacccctacagtaaacttttggaggtggcagcagcttacgttcgtcaacgcgaattgtaAGCGAACCACAGaattgagaagtttaatctaactcggTTTTACTCACGGCACGACGAAACTGTACAGGCATTTGTGACTTACGATAGGTactacacgtgacgttgttcgtccgttaggaggatggaggaagaggcacaatttgtgtctgtaAATAACCCACCTGACGGTGGAGTTTGAAAGTACGTCGctcgcttaataagggggttgagCAATCTCCTCTTATCAAGCgcttctatggttcaaaggtacattagtaccaacgagccacatgccctggcgggtgttgtgagttcgaatccggttataatctcagattatagcatggttcgacccatgcaccttccagcattggacaaaacgtAGGAGTCGCAACGACTACTTAtaaagcgtagctactaataacccccgTTACTGGTTACCTGGTAGAGATAATCACTTTATCACAAACGACCAAAATCTCAAGTTAATTAGGTTAATGGTCATCTATACTTTAAACGACTGAATATTCGAAAACATATTTCGAAACAACTAATGGAGCCTATTATAGAAGCAGCTTAGAAGGCACTTTCcggatgtcgcagacgtgctgTCCTTCCAGGGACCAACGTCGACTCTGAGTATTATCCCGTAACATACCAAATTTACACCCGGCTGTCCTGCGTATTCAGTTCGAGTATTCACGGAAATTTGATGAGTGAGTCGATTAATGCGTTGGATAAATCCTGAACGAGCACTGGAATCTACTATATCCACGAAACGTCAGTAATCGTAATCAGTAGTAATACAGTGCGAGTATTAGGTACTACTGCTGCTATATCTGGCTGTATCTGTAACACATCAGAGTTGAAAGAGATAAGAAACACCAGCACTGCGAttgcgttcttgcggaggcggagaattgctttgaCTATCAGTCAGACGTGCGACAAGATTCTTTTAAACCGATCGACGGAATTAGAAATCGGGCCGTTCGAACTCCTATCATGTGACAAAGGAGGCAAAGCCGGTGTTTAGAACGGCAACCCGTGCATTCGCACGAAACCTCGCAGTTCGGGGAGCCTTACACTAACTGGTAActgtagaaaaaagttacactaGTGAACAATAGAGAAATTCATGGTGGCTTCAGTAACCAAACTGGTGTTTGTTGGGGCCGGAGCTCAAGCGATTGAGAGGGAAGCGAAGAGTGGAGAAGAGGATGCGGGTGTTTGGAGTTTGATATTATTAGAAATACTGTAACACCGGCTCTGTAAGAAGAggaatttgatctccaaaataTAATTaagaagtaaaacttcaatgtactgctgaatggtgaacaagaccCGTCTATAGCTACAGGATAGCAATTGAAACTGATGGAGAAGCTATCGAACCAGCTATAGAGTTGAAAACGGTAAAACAGCTGGAAAGGATGGCATCACAACTGAAAAGTACGCGCCTTCGGGGCATACTAAAGATATTTGAGGGATTGAAAAATATTTACCAATGGACTGACCGAAAGGCCTCATACGTGCTATCTAAAAAAGGGTGGTCAGCGACTTGAATACAGCAATTATAGTCACAGCTTTCAACCCTGTGTAAAAATTTCCCTCTAGCATCGATCTGTTCCATGGACTTCGGCCACTACAGGATTCTTCTGTTGGCGACTACCAGTGCGGGTATCGAGAACGCGTcacaacggaccaaatgttcacttcCGTACACGCCATCTCTTCATAGAGTTCAGGGCGGTGAACGATTCAGTTAAGTGAAATCAGTTGAAGGCGATTATGCTGGAATAAGGGGTTTAAGCAAACGGATCATGCAAAAGCATGCTACCCTTTATGGTTTAATTTAACGTCAGGTGTCAGAACAGCGAATGAGATATCGGGTACGTTCATAGTTTTAAATGATTTGAAGCAAGGTGGCAGACAAGATGAGTTCAGCTTATTGCGTGTACATATGTTAAATAGGTTTATAAAATATTACGGAACTAACATTTCTTAGTAAAACAATTTTACGTTTTCTAGTGGGAGTTCCTCATacaaaaacttcacttcgtcatATGCGAGATTTCTCTCGTCTATCATGGTCATGGACATACAGCAATCgtttacaaaaatttatgtATGTATTCGTTTAGTTATGTGCACGACCTACCCAACTTCCACATGAAAGGAGCAAGTGGTTTGAATAACAGCTTAAAATTTCAAGTAGCTGCTCCGAATGAACAGCAGATTCACTTCGTCATATTCAAAACAGGTAGGAAAATCAAAGGGACTTTCATTCATTGAGAAAAATAGTGGATTTCTTACACTATCTTTTGTCGAAAACGAGAAGATAATCCATAAATATCGATGCTCAATAAAAGTTTGAGTGTAAATTGGTATCAATTTACTTCATTATTTAGCGGTTCAGTATTTACCGGAAAGAAATGTAGTTTAGTTAGCAGGAGTAATAATTATACTAATAAATAGCTGCATTCCTAGTGCagcatttttagatgaaaccgcACTGTTCGCAATTTTGAAAGACTATGCTGATGACTAAGCTGTCACCAAGTGATAAATGAATGAATCAACGCAGCAGTCGATTTAGCTAACTTGACATATATACCTAACAAAGATTCAATGCCAGAACGCAGTATTTGAGATTGAAGCGATCCAGTCACACAATAGATGGCATGACAATTTAGGGTGATGCGCATAATAAAACGAACGATTCTACAGAAAAAACCTTTTAGACAGTAAACGCGGTACGGTACGGtgtttgaaattgaactcaTAGTTGAACAAGTTACACAATATCTGACTTCTTGACACAGTAATTTGTAATTTTGCCGAATACAAGCATATTTGGTAATCAAATAGTAGGTGATTCAACTTCGTAGCGAATGACAGTGGCATCGGATAGATTATCGACTTTTGCATGCAACCTAATAAAGTCATCAGCACTCAAGAACCGCTGATTTGCAGGCAGGAAACTAGGATCATTGATCTTTTAGATTAGATGACAATCATACAAGtatgaattgatttttataatgaaaatttttcaatagaGGAAGGACATGATCGAAGTAATAAAACAAATGAGCGTACACGTACAGTATCCTTAGGGTAGGGCAAGACGTGAAGGGTTATTTGATGCACACTTACTAGGTTCGTAGTTCGTTGTATTTGCCAAGCAAGGAGATCCCTGTATTTAGAAGCATTCACCTCGAGCTGATTAATAGCGGATTTGAACACAAAGGACTCTACCTACCCCATTATAATTCGCTGAACCATATAAAAACTTGCAATACGAAATGTAGCAAGGAGCCAAATTAATCTTCTTTTCATCTTCGAAGTATTGCTTAAAAATGCAATGGTACAAGCGAGCTCAAACAGTTTTGTCATTTAGTTATTACGCTTTCGGTTTGAGTATTGAGTTACCAATTAAGAAATTAAAGTCATTCAAAGCTAGAGCGCCGCAGGTCGCGGGTGTGGCCAGTGACCCGCCGTGGGAAGTCCCGCGGAAATAGGCTCTGTCTTGGATTATTTGCATTCGTAGGTTTACTGACTATGAGTTACTTATCCTTAGTCCTCACATCGATAGCTGCACAACAAAATCTTACTAAATTATTATGCCAAAAAGTTATACCGAATGATCATACTGCCAAATAAGCCAGAGACCGTTATGGACAATAAATTTACATCAattggcgttatgccaaatgaattAATTCAACCAAACAGGGTATCCCCTATATTCAGTATCTTTACGTACTCCATATATTACCTCCCTTATAATCTAAGGATTTGTTTACACTTATTGTGAAACGAACGTCTCAACACCTAAAAGTTTCATGCTTTTGCTTACGAGTGGgcgtgaaaataaaatattaggtATATAATTTATGTAGATTTCGGATTAGTCACTATGTGTTTACTGTGATACACAGTATGTTGCCTCCTAGtttgcctcgaggtacgacactagTCTAACAACCCCAGTAGTCGCATGTTCGAAACTGGGAAAAGCTGTAAGAGTCAATGAGTTCacagcactagccccgcaattgtcctgtatttttACAGCTGATTGCGAAGTCGGTAGATACAAACAGAATGTCAAATTCCGAAACGAAGTGTAGGTaacacctaggttttgctttgtttACGGTATGTTATTTTACTCTGCTGTTTAAAACAATTGATTTCGTGTCTACTCCGCTTGACATCCATTCGGTCGTTCGTTCATTCGGTCTAACGTCTAGTCGACATGGTGCTCGTATGCCTAATATCcattattttttaagttttatttttttaataatggtACTATGTTTAAATGTTTGTACGGTGTATCTCGCAATACTATGCGTCACGTTCATATTCTGATACCTAAAGGAGCGTCATCGTACTATAtgttctcatttttcttttgcaACAGTTTTTGTTTTGTCACTTAAGTGTATattttaataaacaaataatttctaagattttacgaaattttttaATGTATCTGTTTCATTCCAAAATAAAGTTTGTAAGCCTTAAAATGTAATAGTCATTATTCATGAACTGCCCGATAACGCAAACAAATAAATAAGAATGGCTAAATAAACTTAACTTACCAGAACATTTTTCTACCAAAAATTCCACAGTAAAACCAGCAAATTCCTCTCGCGACAGCAAATGGCAAATGCTTCTCCTTGTACCAGATCTGATCTGTAGTAGTGACTAGCAGGTGTGTCCATCTGTCTATACAAAACGAGTGAAGAAACTGCTCTCGGTTCGCACTTCCTGGTTCTGTTTCGGTGGTCACTGAACTCGTTGCCCTATCTTCTATATTTGCAAAGATAGCTGCACGGAATAACTTGAATATTGAACTCGAGTACAAgttcgaaatcacagtaaatcTTGACACATCTGTATCTTCTGTCATATAAGTGGATTATCTTATCTAATGAATTCTTCTTTATCACCTTCGTAGTCACGCTTAAATAATTATGTTAACATTATTTATGAGAATAACGCTAGCCAAAAAATACACGACGCAGCAACGAAATCGAAAGCCTGTGCCAGCcaatgaaatgaaaactcttCTTCGCAAATCGCAACAACTTGAGCGACAGCACTcgccagagatgccagatttatCTGAAGTCATACATTCAACTACTCGAAAAACCATAACCTTGCCGTAACCGTTCCGCGACGGAACCACTCGAATCCTTTGGTCACATTTAAATATTGCGTAACGcagtaccgtgtacccccgctggaatgaccttccttaatctgaacatttttaatctgaaccccgttggtatgaatgcgttcacattaaaaattgatcaagcgtcatacacaatagacggttaagttgaccgggcaaattgaaaaaaagcaaaaaaccttaatacgtttcctcttgtTCTGCAGCTTTAGCAATATAGCTGATATGCGACTTATCTCTCTCcaacactcaaaatagaccattttagttgatACCGTCGAGCAAATTtccttcccaggtaaccaataagcattaaaataagctgtaaatcagtcgtttattagcatccctggcgttttatactgcaggttgttgtttatcagctttttgactgcataactgttgtaaattggcatccacaattctatttaaattcttcttgttggtaactagctgcaaataagcattgtcagcactataagagggctagcagtaaagtagccgcatattttgccaaaatagcatttaagtagcatttaaggcaacttaaaagCTTatcggcttgcttttaaattgcattggaaatgcttattggttacctgcgTTTTCTACGATCTGGATGttcagaattcgcgcatgttcgacatgttttcaaaacgtttgttttcgccAAATCAAAACCACAATgtcatagggtgcgcgcctagcgcgtatgtgaaaatgattagagttaccaaatattcagattaaaaatgaattcgcctgatctgaacggggtgtttttcatattagcgggggttgagcgAGGGTTGGGCGACGTCACTAATACCGTTTCTGTCTTTTAACCTATGGGTTGACTTGACCACTGAATAAACCACTCCATCGACAGGCAACCATGCTTTTGCAGTCAATATCTCAGCGTAAGCGAAAATGAAATAGCGTTTCATCACTTTgtttcactcgactgccagcagcttgatttgggcacgctgtgaaattttgagcccaggacatgctgtcgctgcccagataacacaaaatcgtaatagaaagttcacattagatcgttttcatgtcaatttcatattggagttgtataatgattagagtatgtcaaatcgaagtgaacaataagttgttttgcagtcgtgcgtgtcttcatatacaattcatgactgtgaattataaagcaggatagacaattgcaatatttgattatatctatatcatatattcaggagtatttagttgcgtgttataaaaactgcgcaaaatagaattacaaatagttgtcaaaattttcgcacgtatttcgcctccactttggtacatatatgctcttatatggcgtgaaatataacttattcgttcagatatgatttcgtatacctcagttgcaatcgagatatacaaaccaaatggtttactgggtgacgttcactgcagctcgatatagagatgtcgatggggtggaatAATCAAACATTTTCaggagaataaataataaacattTTCGGGTTGTCCgtcccgcttacgaaaaagtcggatgcctggcagaaatcgaacagaaccagtcttcatttttcgctcgattctctttgtgtcaaatgtgacactttgaggcaggagaaaagTGGGTTCATCAGTTCTGCAGTTTCGagcaaaaggtaagagaataatatggaacatgacaaagcaggtataattCGCTTCTTGCTTCTTGCACCTGTTTATTGCATGCTTTTGCCGTTGCTgctaccctccaaaaaaggagggaaagctgaatcggtacaaaacctgtttttattcgaaacctctggcagaaagcgaacagaaatccggcagaaaaacaggacgaaatttctgcccgaatcgAATGTTtcttttctgctagttttcacgggtgacggcggtcagaaatccggcagaatatctggcagaaaaagtttttcgctgccagatttttgttcaatttctgccggacgcgcaTAAGCGGGAAGTTGCTGATAAATATTTgtcttaaggcccagacacaacgcatacggattttactacgttgcctcaatttgacagaaaatcaatggaaaaactgtcaaatttccgcaacgtaataAAATCTTGAtgtattgtgtctgggcctttacgcGTCTTAAGGTGCGTTTGGAcaagaaatactcacagtaaaaGATatgcggaaactaaagccaacgatttggcatcagtgtacaaaaactgccagcacttgctgcggagcaaaatgctgtagcagtgtgacttgattgttttaaacatgatccgcttctgttttgtttacatcagttttgcacaatagagcgatatattgcgctcttcgcactcaattggactgcactctgcacagttataaagtgcaacctagagtgactatatacagagtggcgacaagtcatcccaaatgtatgcaatgcggtttttccaaggtttttctttctctttcctgcatacgcgttggataggtcgtctgctcgattggaatgacactgacagataattatcattccaattttgacattgtcgccactctgtatacagtcactctagtgcaaccttcaaaactgtgatgaaaagtgtgctactgataatatcgctagtaatcttatatcgataataccatcaaactttatcgtcacggaaaagtatcgaaaattggagggtttaaaatgaaatcttcttcttggcttgttattattttaacatttttgttctatttcttactagagtgactatatacagagtggcgccaaatcatccca harbors:
- the LOC128739348 gene encoding USP6 N-terminal-like protein, with translation MNEEDPVSKRLLLERANEEREAIFGRYDRGRKNVEIDSWDDPAFEIYTQADRYGFLHPEKDEPVRDELDVVRRKQIEMERSKKWLKMLKNWNSADTKERLQRRVLKGIPDRLRAAVWKKLLNIQQALDENPGVYDKMLKFARLYSPDVRQIDMDVNRQFRNHINYRERYSVKQQSLLKVLAAYSMYNMEVGYCQGMSTVAGVLLMYFDEEDTFWALNALLSNERYAMHGLYVEGFPKLMRFLQHHDKILTKCMPKVKKHLDKHGVDSVLYSLKWFFVIFIERIPFSLCLRVWDIYMLFGERVLTAMAYTILKINRGKLLRMKDMDQITEFLQITLYKNFGHDDDTVIKTLQLAMYELKKLNLDKLPPAPPSEAPKYPFGQFIEPSLETKIGHRNEKFTEKETELKQTVLYRSESKNEDDDEDHDSRHDVNDEDDRTEHDCDDITEDTISNLHTGVSMSSLRTIQSFTTLDTSTSLATSLNSLVIIDSFDENCDNMIEEITRL